From the Microplitis mediator isolate UGA2020A chromosome 6, iyMicMedi2.1, whole genome shotgun sequence genome, one window contains:
- the LOC130670457 gene encoding uncharacterized protein LOC130670457, which translates to MVRTRKTKNLEGVVKSLNETVQKLKERLDKSEIQELDQDEIRIDGHSTKRESISNQQPQPSNQGIKKRVPVITESRTLTKPLTIKRTEQWQEAANYDFRKEMNDGDILLHDHPQTSDTSIRDENITFLTKDEKVWRLDRLKAQVFLENIEKTEQLQAKEAEWIKTTANWIRWAKTRIQDEKTAAARIELIESIPQINDKNLIRDLERELGLKRNDNGHWQNSIINYIAKDVQLWDDTLEPDEIANSTQVFSKQQNKKSQEQYVRTDNYSAHLGYQTAQQQQYTTYQPAPQQYNKTYQPPQQQCGTEYQQRQQYHRPQYQSQYQTYRPDYLSDYHGQTNYPITISQSHRENSMKKIADKIHLMETLIRVKGLRFTKSSQPKQWIKKLTDVCREQKFDFEDRLELLKIAINEEEWINQNCDLWSNWEEVERSFKVTFCKTMKDTDVLQELFNTYQRKNEDTQEFIRNMRTRFKELDRPLGLKGELDILIPKLTAEMQTELNTMPVISSYTQLAEAIATAERRLADKRKARDVNRSTVRRLQNTRDSISETDTDSQSGEEKRVQRLVRKKRHLRKPAIKNSPEQEIHSDKSNDKKINVVFDKRNNNRHRDRSNSNDRNKRSGSNTSRSSTRTVGGTYICLNCGERGGHRSRDCRNERVNICVNCLKVGETVKTCSCIKN; encoded by the coding sequence ATGGTCAGAACAAGGAAAACCAAGAACTTAGAGGGAGTGGTAAAATCTCTGAACGAGACAGTTCAGAAGCTCAAGGAAAGACTCGATAAAAGTGAAATTCAAGAATTAGACCAGGATGAAATCAGAATAGACGGACATTCAACTAAGAGGGAAAGTATCAGCAACCAGCAACCTCAACCGTCAAACCAgggaataaaaaaacgagTCCCAGTAATAACCGAAAGCAGAACACTAACAAAGCCACTTACAATAAAAAGAACAGAACAATGGCAAGAAGCAGCAAATTATGATTTCCGAAAAGAAATGAACGATGGAGACATATTATTACACGATCATCCCCAAACCAGTGATACATCGATAAGGGATGAAAATATAACGTTTTTGACAAAAGATGAAAAAGTGTGGAGATTAGACAGACTAAAAGCGCAGGTATTCTTGGAAAATATTGAAAAGACGGAACAACTCCAAGCAAAGGAAGCAGAGTGGATCAAAACAACAGCGAATTGGATCCGATGGGCAAAAACGAGAATACAGGACGAAAAAACTGCAGCAGCGCGTATTGAACTAATCGAATCAATACCACAgattaatgacaaaaatttaatcagagaCTTAGAACGAGAATTAGGTCTAAAAAGAAATGATAACGGTCATTGgcaaaattcaataataaattatatagcaAAAGATGTACAGCTATGGGATGATACGTTAGAACCAGACGAAATAGCGAATTCAACACAAGTATTCAGTAAACAACAGAATAAGAAATCACAAGAACAATACGTGAGGACAGACAACTACAGTGCTCACCTGGGATATCAAACAGCGCAACAACAGCAATATACGACGTATCAACCAGCTCCACAACAATACAATAAAACGTACCAGCCACCACAACAACAGTGTGGGACAGAATATCAACAACGCCAACAGTATCATAGACCGCAATACCAGAGCCAATACCAAACGTATAGGCCAGACTATCTAAGTGATTATCACGGACAAACAAATTACCCGATCACAATTTCTCAAAGCCATAGAgaaaattcaatgaaaaagATAGCAGATAAAATACATCTGATGGAAACTTTAATAAGGGTGAAAGGATTGAGATTCACAAAATCATCACAACCAAAGCAGTGGATCAAGAAACTAACAGACGTATGCAGAGAGCagaaattcgattttgaaGACAGActggaattattaaaaattgccaTTAACGAAGAAGAATGGATAAATCAAAACTGCGACCTATGGTCAAACTGGGAAGAAGTCGAACGCTCATTCAAAGTAACGTTCTGTAAGACGATGAAAGATACTGACGTACTGCAAGAATTATTCAATACATATCAACGAAAAAACGAAGACACCCAAGAATTCATCAGAAATATGAGGACAAGATTCAAGGAACTAGACAGACCTCTAGGCTTAAAAGGAGAGCTAGATATATTGATACCAAAATTAACAGCAGAGATGCAAACTGAGCTTAATACTATGCCAGTAATTTCATCGTATACACAACTAGCTGAGGCAATAGCCACAGCAGAAAGAAGACTAGCTGATAAAAGAAAGGCCAGAGATGTAAATAGGTCAACTGTGAGGAGATTGCAGAACACCAGGGACTCAATATCAGAGACTGACACTGACTCACAATCAGGGGAAGAAAAAAGAGTACAACGACTCGTCAGAAAAAAGAGGCACCTGAGAAAACCagcgataaaaaattctccagAACAAGAAATACACAGTGACAAATCAAACGACAAGAAAATCAATGTCGTATTTgacaaaagaaataataacagACACAGAGACAGATCGAACTCGAACGACCGGAACAAAAGATCAGGATCAAATACATCAAGATCATCTACAAGAACGGTCGGAGGCACTTACATTTGCCTTAACTGCGGAGAAAGAGGAGGACACAGATCCCGGGACTGCAGAAATGAACGAGTAAATATCTGTGTGAATTGTTTGAAAGTAGGTGAGACTGTAAAGACATGCAGCTGTATAAAAAACTAG